A single Sporosarcina sp. FSL W8-0480 DNA region contains:
- a CDS encoding 5-carboxymethyl-2-hydroxymuconate Delta-isomerase, producing MPFFFVEYTDNIKEEANITKLLEEIHNVLMERDSIFPIGGLRSRAIELKEYRVADGAEDDAFVHAQLKIGAGRSEEVKKDVCDALFEVMKEHFHPVMSKRYLALSMELIEFSEAGTYKQNNIHNRFKK from the coding sequence TTGCCGTTTTTTTTCGTCGAGTACACGGATAATATAAAAGAAGAAGCGAATATTACTAAACTGCTTGAAGAGATTCATAACGTTCTAATGGAAAGGGACAGTATTTTTCCAATAGGCGGTCTTCGCTCGAGAGCGATTGAGTTAAAAGAGTATCGGGTGGCAGATGGTGCAGAGGATGATGCTTTCGTCCATGCACAGTTGAAAATTGGAGCAGGGCGCTCTGAAGAAGTAAAAAAAGACGTTTGTGATGCGTTATTTGAAGTGATGAAAGAGCATTTTCATCCTGTCATGTCCAAGCGTTATCTCGCATTGTCTATGGAGTTAATTGAATTTAGTGAAGCGGGCACTTATAAACAGAATAATATTCACAATCGATTTAAAAAGTAA
- the hpaB gene encoding 4-hydroxyphenylacetate 3-monooxygenase, oxygenase component: MGARTGKEYIEGIKKRKTEVWIHGEKVDDVTTHPAFKNVVESVAGLYDLQHEKPEKMLYTSPTSGEKVGLSFIAPKTKEDLFKRREMHKEWASFSGGMMGRSPDYLNTSIMAFGTANQFFAQAGGGSDQFAKNAADYYEYARENDISLTHTLIHPQVNRSKLTQSEQKDPFLSARITKKTADGIIVNGCRLLATLGGITDELVVFPSTINRTSGTTDDPYAFAFAIPNNTKGLKFLSRESFDYGKSKWDHPLGARFDESDAIISFEDVLVPWERVFVCESTDICNRTYAETNAVIHMTHQVICKSIVKTEFILGVVVSMMEAIGIDQFMHVKERASEIMVILEVMRSHLYKSEHNAKIDQYGNMTPDFEPLNAARNWFPKMYQRMNEIIKIFGASGLMALPTEADFSNSDVGPLVHRYTQGANINGEERVQLFRLAWDISISAFGNRQALYEYYFFGDPVRMSNAYYDGFDKQPYKDMVTNFLNKAKKEAGIL; the protein is encoded by the coding sequence ATGGGAGCGCGTACTGGGAAGGAATATATTGAAGGTATTAAAAAACGGAAAACGGAAGTTTGGATCCACGGTGAGAAAGTGGACGATGTCACCACTCATCCTGCATTTAAAAATGTAGTCGAGAGCGTTGCGGGTCTTTATGATTTACAACATGAGAAGCCGGAGAAAATGCTATATACTTCACCGACTTCCGGTGAGAAGGTAGGACTTTCTTTTATTGCGCCGAAAACGAAAGAAGATTTGTTCAAGCGACGTGAAATGCATAAAGAATGGGCTTCTTTTTCTGGGGGCATGATGGGGCGATCTCCGGATTATTTGAACACAAGCATTATGGCTTTCGGAACAGCCAACCAGTTTTTTGCACAAGCGGGAGGCGGAAGTGATCAGTTTGCTAAAAATGCAGCAGATTACTATGAATATGCACGGGAAAATGATATTAGCTTAACGCATACATTAATCCATCCGCAAGTGAACAGGTCAAAGCTGACGCAATCAGAACAGAAGGACCCATTTCTCTCTGCACGTATTACGAAAAAAACAGCAGACGGAATTATTGTGAATGGATGTCGCCTATTGGCAACACTTGGTGGCATCACGGATGAGCTTGTCGTATTCCCTTCTACCATTAATAGAACGTCAGGCACTACAGATGATCCATACGCATTTGCGTTTGCAATTCCGAATAATACTAAGGGCTTAAAATTCCTATCCCGTGAATCTTTCGATTACGGAAAAAGTAAATGGGATCACCCATTAGGTGCAAGGTTCGATGAAAGCGATGCGATTATTTCGTTTGAAGATGTATTAGTCCCGTGGGAAAGAGTATTTGTATGCGAAAGTACAGATATCTGTAATCGTACGTATGCAGAGACAAATGCGGTTATACATATGACGCATCAAGTTATCTGCAAAAGCATCGTGAAAACTGAATTCATTTTAGGCGTAGTCGTCAGCATGATGGAAGCGATCGGAATCGATCAATTCATGCATGTAAAAGAAAGAGCGAGCGAAATCATGGTCATCCTTGAAGTGATGCGCTCCCATTTATATAAATCCGAACACAATGCAAAAATCGATCAATATGGTAATATGACGCCGGACTTTGAACCGTTAAATGCGGCACGCAACTGGTTCCCGAAAATGTACCAGCGTATGAATGAAATCATTAAGATTTTTGGGGCTTCAGGATTGATGGCACTCCCAACTGAAGCGGACTTCAGCAACTCCGACGTCGGCCCATTAGTCCATCGTTACACGCAAGGTGCAAATATAAACGGTGAGGAAAGAGTACAATTATTCCGCCTCGCATGGGATATTTCCATTAGCGCATTTGGTAACCGTCAAGCACTCTATGAATATTACTTTTTCGGAGATCCAGTAAGGATGTCGAATGCTTATTATGACGGGTTTGATAAGCAACCGTATAAAGATATGGTGACAAACTTCTTGAATAAAGCAAAAAAAGAGGCTGGCATACTATAA
- a CDS encoding ABC transporter permease has product MFAAIFGSVEQGIIYAIMALGVYLSFRVLDFPDLTVDGSFVTGAAVAATMIIFGYHPVFATVVAILVGFLAGCVTGLLHTKGKINALLSGILMMIALYSINLRIMGLTSENSIGKPNIPLLKAETMFSQFKSFWSPLGIDTAITNFLTMAGLKNLPSSYGTFFIMIIIVLIIKFIVDWFLKTEVGLAIRATGDNKKMIRSLSANTDTLVIIGLGFSNALVAFSGSLIAQYSKFADVGMGIGMIIGGLASVIIGEAIFGTKTILRTTFAVIAGAVIYRIVLGLALRVDFLDPGDMKLITAVIVIGALILPQYLEKRREKRRKAKRHAERMVEHEQLRMKERSALAKAQSD; this is encoded by the coding sequence ATGTTTGCAGCTATATTCGGCTCTGTGGAACAAGGAATCATCTATGCAATCATGGCACTCGGTGTGTATCTTTCATTCCGAGTGCTCGACTTTCCGGATTTGACAGTTGACGGTAGTTTTGTAACAGGGGCCGCAGTGGCTGCCACGATGATAATTTTCGGATATCATCCGGTGTTCGCAACGGTAGTCGCGATTCTTGTGGGGTTTCTTGCAGGTTGTGTAACGGGACTATTGCATACGAAAGGGAAAATCAACGCTCTCCTATCAGGGATACTAATGATGATTGCCTTGTATTCAATCAATTTACGAATAATGGGCCTGACCTCAGAGAATTCCATAGGTAAACCGAATATCCCTTTATTGAAGGCTGAAACGATGTTTTCACAGTTTAAATCGTTTTGGAGTCCTTTAGGCATCGACACAGCGATTACCAATTTTCTTACCATGGCAGGACTCAAAAACCTGCCTTCTTCCTATGGTACATTTTTCATCATGATCATTATCGTCTTGATCATCAAATTTATCGTAGATTGGTTTTTGAAAACCGAGGTAGGTCTTGCGATAAGGGCTACCGGTGATAATAAAAAAATGATCAGAAGTTTATCAGCAAATACGGACACACTCGTTATTATCGGTCTTGGATTTTCGAATGCACTTGTGGCGTTTTCGGGTTCTTTGATCGCCCAGTATTCCAAATTCGCCGACGTCGGAATGGGAATCGGGATGATTATCGGTGGATTGGCATCGGTTATTATCGGCGAGGCGATATTTGGTACGAAAACAATATTGCGCACGACATTTGCCGTAATTGCTGGAGCCGTCATTTATCGAATTGTATTAGGCCTGGCCCTGAGAGTGGACTTCCTTGACCCAGGGGATATGAAGTTAATAACTGCTGTCATAGTCATAGGGGCTTTAATTTTGCCGCAGTACCTTGAAAAGAGACGAGAAAAAAGAAGAAAAGCGAAACGCCATGCTGAACGAATGGTAGAGCATGAGCAATTGCGTATGAAGGAGCGTAGTGCCCTTGCTAAAGCTCAATCAGATTAA
- a CDS encoding fumarylacetoacetate hydrolase family protein yields the protein MKSKIRVLESNPITGTVFGTLLNYKGELESLGDAVYKEPYRSPPIAPVLYIKPANTYNYDGGAIPMPEGISNLRMGAALGLVIGQRAVAVSEENALTYVAGYTIVNDISVPHDSVYRPAVQHQARDGFCSIGPWIIDRHEIQNPDDLSIRVFINEKLEQENSTSNLIRPVSRLLADVTEFMTLSPGDVLLVGVPEKAPLSQIGDKIRIEIEGIGNLENIIVDEKETKWREQL from the coding sequence GTGAAGTCTAAAATTAGAGTATTGGAATCCAATCCGATAACAGGGACGGTTTTTGGAACCTTATTGAACTATAAGGGAGAACTTGAAAGTTTAGGTGATGCTGTATATAAGGAACCATATCGCTCGCCGCCAATCGCCCCTGTCCTTTATATCAAACCGGCAAATACGTATAACTATGACGGTGGGGCAATCCCCATGCCTGAAGGAATATCAAATCTGAGAATGGGGGCTGCGCTTGGGTTGGTTATCGGACAGCGGGCGGTTGCCGTGAGTGAAGAAAACGCCTTGACGTATGTCGCGGGCTATACGATCGTCAATGATATAAGCGTTCCGCATGATAGTGTATACCGTCCGGCTGTTCAACATCAGGCACGCGATGGATTTTGTTCAATCGGGCCATGGATTATCGATCGTCATGAAATCCAAAACCCTGATGACCTATCCATTCGTGTATTCATCAATGAAAAGCTTGAACAGGAAAATTCGACATCGAATCTGATTCGTCCAGTTTCTCGTTTGCTTGCAGATGTAACCGAATTCATGACATTAAGTCCCGGGGATGTGTTACTTGTAGGTGTTCCTGAAAAGGCGCCACTATCCCAAATAGGCGATAAGATTCGGATTGAGATAGAAGGTATAGGGAACCTTGAAAACATTATTGTGGACGAAAAAGAAACAAAATGGAGAGAGCAGTTATGA
- a CDS encoding ABC transporter substrate-binding protein yields the protein MRNKWSKMLAVIFSSALILSACGTGENGDKKSGASSKTYKIGVTQIVEHPSLNAAYDGFKKALEDAGIDAEYDVQIAQGDPTLNTTIATNLVSAGVDLIFANSTPSAQAAASATTDIPIVFTSVTDAVGAELVDSMEEPGGNVTGTIDAHPDAISDTMKFMKEELGAKKVGMVFNSGEQNSRAQVDSVKEMLKDMDMTVVEASVATSADVKAAAESLIGKVDAFYIITDNTVVSALESVISVANDNKIPMMVGEFDSVKRGGLAAYGFEYFDIGYEAGQMAAKILKGESKPHELPVQIPQKLKLIMNEETAALLGLDIKDEWKAEFSE from the coding sequence ATGAGGAATAAGTGGTCGAAAATGTTGGCGGTTATTTTCAGTTCAGCTCTAATACTCTCAGCGTGCGGAACGGGGGAAAATGGGGACAAAAAATCGGGAGCATCCTCTAAGACATACAAAATTGGTGTCACTCAGATCGTAGAACATCCATCACTCAATGCCGCATACGATGGGTTCAAAAAGGCTTTGGAAGATGCAGGGATTGACGCGGAATATGATGTGCAAATTGCCCAAGGCGACCCGACACTTAACACTACAATCGCGACGAATCTTGTCAGCGCGGGCGTCGACCTGATATTTGCAAACTCAACACCAAGTGCTCAAGCGGCCGCAAGTGCGACAACAGATATTCCAATTGTTTTCACTTCGGTTACCGATGCAGTGGGGGCGGAACTTGTTGATTCAATGGAAGAACCGGGGGGCAACGTAACGGGTACGATTGATGCCCACCCTGATGCAATTTCAGATACGATGAAATTCATGAAAGAGGAATTGGGAGCGAAAAAGGTCGGAATGGTGTTTAACTCAGGAGAACAAAACTCACGAGCCCAAGTGGATTCAGTGAAGGAAATGCTGAAGGACATGGATATGACAGTCGTAGAAGCATCAGTTGCAACGTCTGCGGATGTGAAAGCGGCGGCTGAATCGTTGATCGGGAAAGTGGATGCTTTCTATATCATTACAGACAACACAGTCGTTAGTGCTCTTGAGTCAGTGATTTCGGTTGCGAACGACAATAAAATTCCAATGATGGTCGGTGAATTCGACTCAGTGAAACGAGGCGGTTTAGCGGCATACGGATTTGAATACTTTGACATCGGTTATGAAGCAGGACAAATGGCTGCCAAAATCCTAAAAGGTGAAAGTAAACCTCATGAATTGCCAGTTCAGATTCCACAAAAATTGAAACTGATCATGAATGAGGAAACGGCAGCTTTGCTTGGGCTCGATATTAAAGACGAATGGAAAGCTGAATTCAGTGAATAA
- a CDS encoding ABC transporter ATP-binding protein, whose product MLKLNQINKVFNESTPDEKIALDQINLTLNTGDFMTLIGSNGAGKSTMLNMISGALSPDFGVVEIAGKDVTRMPEYKRSQMIGRVFQDPMAGTAPSMTIEENLAMAYSRNKKRALKKGVDKKRREFFRESLETLHLNLENRLNAKVGTLSGGERQALSLLMATFTKPSILLLDEHTAALDPSRAELITNLTKQLVEKDQLTTLMITHNMQQALDLGNRLIMMDKGQIIFEIDTEEKKDLTIPKLMEEFERIRGEKMTSDKALLST is encoded by the coding sequence TTGCTAAAGCTCAATCAGATTAATAAGGTATTTAATGAATCGACACCCGATGAAAAAATTGCCTTGGATCAAATAAATCTTACATTGAATACCGGGGATTTTATGACTTTGATCGGGAGCAATGGTGCTGGGAAATCCACTATGCTGAATATGATTTCAGGCGCTCTTTCTCCTGATTTCGGTGTTGTGGAAATTGCAGGTAAAGACGTTACAAGAATGCCAGAATATAAGCGTTCTCAAATGATTGGAAGAGTGTTTCAAGACCCGATGGCTGGCACCGCCCCATCGATGACGATTGAAGAGAACCTTGCAATGGCTTACTCCAGAAATAAAAAACGTGCGTTGAAAAAGGGTGTGGATAAAAAGCGGCGTGAATTTTTCCGTGAATCTCTTGAAACGCTTCACCTGAATTTAGAGAATCGATTGAATGCAAAAGTAGGAACGCTATCCGGTGGGGAAAGGCAAGCACTCTCCCTATTGATGGCTACATTTACCAAGCCTTCCATTTTGCTTTTAGACGAGCATACGGCTGCATTGGATCCTTCGCGAGCGGAATTGATTACCAATCTGACAAAGCAACTTGTTGAGAAAGATCAGCTCACTACGTTGATGATCACACATAATATGCAACAGGCGTTGGATTTAGGTAACAGGCTCATCATGATGGATAAAGGACAAATTATCTTCGAAATCGATACTGAGGAAAAGAAGGATTTGACGATTCCTAAGTTAATGGAAGAATTCGAACGCATTCGGGGAGAAAAGATGACAAGCGATAAAGCGTTGTTGTCTACCTGA
- a CDS encoding fumarylacetoacetate hydrolase family protein has translation MRRARIAYGGAIHEAVEWFGQLKLDDGRIVGEHEVIWLTPIEPKTVFALGLNYADHAAELAFSAPSEPLVFLKSPNTFVGHNAFTRRPEDVTYMHYECELAVIIGETARNVKAEDAYDYIKGYSVANDYAIRDYLENYYRPNLRVKNRDTGTPFGPWIVDAADVANPMNLKLTTHVNGELVQEGTTADMIFDIPTLISYLSSFMTLSENDVILTGTPKGSVDTAVGDVVVTEIEVIGRLVNTIIGDESFTNR, from the coding sequence ATGAGGAGAGCACGAATAGCTTATGGGGGAGCCATTCATGAAGCGGTGGAGTGGTTTGGGCAACTGAAATTGGATGATGGACGAATAGTCGGTGAACACGAAGTGATCTGGCTGACGCCAATAGAACCTAAAACCGTGTTTGCATTAGGGCTGAATTATGCTGACCATGCAGCGGAACTTGCATTTTCCGCTCCATCGGAACCACTTGTTTTCTTAAAAAGCCCAAATACGTTTGTCGGGCATAATGCATTTACCCGTCGACCAGAAGATGTGACCTATATGCATTATGAATGTGAATTGGCTGTAATCATCGGTGAAACAGCAAGGAATGTAAAGGCTGAGGATGCTTATGATTATATTAAAGGCTATAGTGTCGCCAATGATTATGCAATCAGAGATTACTTGGAAAACTATTATCGTCCAAACTTGCGGGTGAAAAATCGTGATACTGGTACGCCGTTCGGTCCATGGATTGTTGATGCTGCGGATGTGGCCAATCCTATGAATCTGAAATTGACAACGCATGTCAATGGCGAACTTGTCCAGGAAGGTACAACTGCAGATATGATTTTCGATATCCCAACACTCATTTCCTATTTAAGCAGCTTCATGACGTTGAGTGAAAACGATGTCATTCTGACAGGTACTCCGAAAGGATCAGTCGATACAGCAGTTGGCGATGTAGTCGTCACGGAAATTGAGGTAATCGGACGTTTGGTCAATACGATAATCGGCGATGAATCATTCACAAATCGCTAA
- a CDS encoding dihydrolipoamide acetyltransferase family protein, with protein sequence MLEVKLHDIGEGMTEGEVIHYLVKVGDTVTTDQPLVEVQTDKMVAELTSPCAGIVKEIRIEVGETVQVGTSLLSIETNELSAGGQKSQPESKQFLGGNVVSIRKTGEKSSASNPFHRVLAAPYTRKIARDNNINIEDVRASDPSGRITEEDIFRFIEGQKFSIEPISDRKPALSDQATPDEIPFRGIRKKIAEKMTKSLFTIPHVTQFDEVNMTNLFKMREQLKTAGESVSVLAFLIKALVISLKDFPIFNAELDEENDRILLKKNYHIGIATNTDNGLLVPVLHDADKKSIKEIHEDVKALTAKAISGKLQPSEMQNSTFTVSNVGPLGSTGATPIINYPETALIAFHKTKKQPIVNENDEIVIGHVMTLSFAFDHRVADGATAVAFTNRFASLIEQPHKLMMEMV encoded by the coding sequence ATGCTTGAAGTAAAGTTGCATGATATAGGGGAAGGCATGACTGAAGGGGAAGTGATCCATTATTTAGTCAAGGTTGGCGATACGGTTACGACCGACCAGCCGCTTGTCGAAGTGCAAACAGACAAAATGGTCGCTGAACTCACTTCACCTTGCGCTGGTATCGTGAAAGAAATCCGTATCGAAGTTGGTGAAACAGTTCAAGTCGGAACAAGCTTGCTTTCTATTGAAACGAATGAACTTTCGGCAGGAGGACAAAAATCACAACCCGAATCAAAACAATTTCTTGGGGGAAATGTAGTTTCTATAAGAAAAACCGGAGAAAAATCATCAGCTTCAAATCCTTTTCATCGCGTGCTTGCGGCACCGTACACACGTAAAATCGCAAGGGATAACAATATTAACATTGAAGATGTCCGTGCTTCTGATCCTTCAGGAAGGATAACTGAAGAAGATATTTTTCGATTCATTGAAGGACAGAAATTTTCGATCGAGCCTATTTCTGATAGGAAGCCGGCATTGTCTGATCAAGCGACTCCTGATGAAATCCCTTTTAGGGGGATCCGGAAGAAAATTGCAGAAAAGATGACAAAATCGCTCTTTACAATACCTCATGTCACTCAATTCGACGAAGTGAATATGACGAATCTATTTAAAATGAGAGAGCAATTGAAAACCGCAGGTGAATCGGTCAGTGTACTAGCATTCCTGATCAAGGCGCTTGTCATTTCTTTAAAAGATTTTCCGATATTCAATGCGGAACTTGATGAAGAAAATGACCGGATCCTTCTGAAGAAAAACTATCATATCGGAATTGCAACGAATACGGACAATGGGCTACTTGTTCCTGTTCTCCATGATGCCGATAAAAAATCGATCAAAGAGATTCATGAAGACGTCAAAGCATTAACGGCAAAAGCGATTTCCGGTAAGTTACAACCGTCCGAAATGCAGAACAGCACGTTTACTGTGAGTAATGTCGGGCCTCTTGGCAGTACGGGTGCAACACCGATTATCAATTACCCGGAAACGGCACTTATTGCTTTCCATAAAACAAAAAAACAGCCAATCGTCAATGAGAATGATGAAATCGTTATCGGTCACGTCATGACACTTTCTTTTGCCTTTGACCATCGTGTCGCTGATGGTGCAACAGCTGTTGCATTTACGAATCGCTTTGCAAGCCTAATCGAGCAGCCTCACAAGCTGATGATGGAGATGGTGTAA
- a CDS encoding flavin reductase family protein, with protein MQHVDDEIDDRLFRNVMGSFTTGVTVITTEVAEEVHGMTANAFMSISLNPKLVAISIGENAKMLQHIKDAKQFAINILSSDQQQVSKQFSGQLHQKSEITFGSYKGLPVLEESLAIVTCVLQSEFVAGDHTIFIGQVTGVKLEEKSPLLYSRGKYRELKELEG; from the coding sequence ATGCAACATGTAGATGATGAGATAGATGATAGGTTGTTCAGAAATGTCATGGGCAGTTTTACGACAGGTGTAACGGTAATTACGACTGAGGTTGCTGAAGAAGTACATGGCATGACAGCAAATGCATTTATGTCCATTTCTCTTAATCCGAAGCTTGTCGCGATCAGCATCGGAGAAAACGCGAAAATGCTTCAGCATATAAAAGACGCAAAGCAATTCGCGATTAACATATTATCTTCTGACCAACAACAAGTATCAAAGCAATTTTCAGGTCAACTGCATCAAAAATCTGAAATAACGTTCGGATCGTACAAAGGTTTGCCAGTGTTAGAAGAATCGTTAGCAATCGTCACATGTGTCCTGCAAAGTGAATTCGTAGCGGGAGATCATACGATTTTCATCGGTCAAGTTACGGGCGTTAAGCTTGAAGAAAAATCCCCCTTATTATATAGCCGAGGAAAGTATCGCGAGCTAAAAGAGCTTGAAGGGTAA
- a CDS encoding FAD-dependent oxidoreductase — MVVGEISQERNLIIIGGGPGGYSAAIRGAQLGLSVTLIEQADMGGVCLNEGCIPSKIFTHAATKHTEISHLQDIGIGIPENQFDFKKLLSYKDRVINQLRSGVEHLCKENKIEIIRGKATFIAVDKIGVENGHQFDIYEFQQVIIATGSTAILPSFVKEKGERILLPHELFAMEEIPEHLIVKGNDYIALEAASSFAALGAKVSVVIENEADFPFDEAINKELGRLFKKRKIKMYKELQFISTNETADGISITFLTDKNVEETIGGSHLFVSEMRNPNLEPLGISRFGIDLTDEGFIKVDGNMQTSLPAIYAIGDVTEGPMLAVKAIKQAKTAVAAIAGQQTEVDLTFMPVVAHTIPPAVSVGLTEQSAREFGLNFHLSQFALGGNGYATLTGKKDGFIKVVSDATTEIIQGIHMIGEGAIEMSGSFVQLLEMAAREEDLKFPLYAHPGISEGLLEAVEGLVGQAIHAAPVKEKRQSIIFK, encoded by the coding sequence ATGGTTGTCGGCGAAATTAGTCAGGAGAGAAATCTGATAATCATTGGAGGAGGGCCTGGTGGATATTCTGCTGCCATACGTGGCGCACAATTAGGTCTTTCAGTCACGTTAATCGAGCAGGCTGACATGGGCGGCGTCTGTTTGAATGAAGGTTGTATCCCTTCAAAAATCTTTACACATGCCGCAACTAAACACACAGAAATTTCTCATTTACAGGATATTGGAATTGGAATTCCGGAAAACCAATTTGATTTCAAAAAGCTCCTATCATATAAAGACAGAGTCATAAATCAGCTCAGGTCTGGAGTTGAACATCTTTGCAAGGAAAATAAAATCGAAATAATCCGAGGCAAAGCGACTTTCATCGCCGTTGACAAGATCGGCGTGGAAAATGGGCATCAATTCGATATTTACGAATTTCAGCAAGTCATTATCGCGACAGGAAGCACCGCGATCTTGCCTTCTTTTGTGAAAGAAAAAGGGGAAAGAATTCTATTGCCGCATGAACTTTTCGCAATGGAGGAGATACCTGAACACCTCATAGTGAAAGGTAATGATTATATTGCACTTGAAGCGGCTTCAAGCTTTGCAGCATTAGGTGCAAAAGTCAGTGTAGTAATTGAAAACGAAGCAGACTTTCCATTTGATGAAGCCATCAATAAAGAATTGGGCCGTCTATTTAAAAAACGGAAAATCAAAATGTATAAAGAGCTTCAATTCATCTCGACTAATGAAACAGCCGATGGGATTTCAATCACTTTCCTAACGGATAAAAACGTGGAGGAGACAATTGGCGGGTCACATCTCTTCGTTTCCGAAATGAGAAACCCAAATTTGGAGCCTTTGGGCATAAGTCGTTTCGGGATTGACCTTACAGATGAAGGTTTTATAAAGGTAGATGGAAATATGCAAACTTCCCTACCCGCTATTTATGCAATTGGTGATGTAACGGAAGGCCCAATGCTTGCAGTGAAAGCTATTAAACAAGCAAAAACCGCTGTAGCCGCAATCGCAGGCCAACAGACAGAAGTGGACCTGACATTTATGCCGGTTGTTGCGCATACAATACCGCCAGCAGTTTCCGTTGGACTGACAGAACAAAGTGCACGCGAGTTTGGACTCAATTTTCACTTAAGTCAATTTGCTCTTGGTGGGAATGGCTACGCAACTCTTACGGGTAAAAAGGATGGATTCATTAAAGTCGTTTCTGATGCGACTACGGAAATCATACAAGGGATTCATATGATTGGCGAAGGGGCTATTGAGATGTCAGGTTCTTTTGTGCAATTACTTGAAATGGCTGCGAGAGAAGAAGACTTAAAATTCCCACTTTATGCGCATCCGGGCATCAGTGAAGGTTTACTTGAAGCGGTAGAGGGATTGGTCGGACAGGCGATCCATGCCGCGCCGGTGAAAGAGAAACGGCAGTCAATCATTTTCAAATAA
- the hpaI gene encoding 2,4-dihydroxyhept-2-ene-1,7-dioic acid aldolase, with amino-acid sequence MAYEEAKKKLRGSICPVITPFTESGEIDEKTFIELINWQIVSGSHGISVTGTSGEPSSMTIAERKRVMALAKETIDGRVFFTPGTGSTNHDETMELTKYAEEIGADAAMVIVPYYNKPNQEALYHHFKTVADSVSIPIIIYNIPGRSAVNMEVGTMKRLVEDCPNIIGVKESNKDFEHVNRVLLNCGRDFLLYSGIELLCYPMLAIGGAGFISATANVEPKRVAELYNAWNAGDVKKAQDLHFELMPLNDVLFKDTNPSPVKVALGMMGKITPKLRLPLGLPSAEIQDEVRETLLDLSILSEESTVG; translated from the coding sequence TTGGCATATGAAGAGGCGAAAAAGAAGTTAAGAGGTTCAATTTGTCCGGTCATCACCCCATTTACAGAAAGCGGGGAAATTGATGAAAAAACATTCATTGAATTGATCAACTGGCAAATTGTTAGTGGCAGCCATGGGATTTCTGTTACAGGAACAAGTGGTGAACCAAGCTCAATGACAATCGCAGAGAGAAAACGAGTTATGGCTTTAGCGAAAGAAACGATTGACGGACGTGTGTTTTTCACCCCTGGAACGGGGTCAACCAATCATGACGAAACAATGGAACTAACGAAATATGCCGAGGAAATCGGCGCGGATGCCGCGATGGTTATTGTGCCTTACTACAATAAACCGAACCAGGAGGCACTTTATCACCATTTTAAAACGGTAGCAGATTCCGTTTCGATTCCGATCATCATTTACAATATACCCGGACGATCCGCCGTCAATATGGAAGTCGGTACGATGAAGCGTCTTGTAGAGGATTGTCCGAACATTATCGGTGTAAAAGAGTCGAATAAAGATTTTGAACATGTGAACCGAGTATTGCTGAATTGTGGAAGAGACTTTCTATTGTACTCGGGAATCGAACTCCTTTGCTATCCGATGTTGGCAATAGGGGGAGCAGGGTTTATCAGTGCAACAGCAAACGTTGAGCCTAAAAGAGTTGCGGAACTATATAATGCGTGGAATGCAGGGGATGTTAAAAAGGCACAAGACCTTCATTTCGAATTAATGCCATTGAATGATGTGCTTTTCAAAGATACAAATCCATCACCGGTTAAAGTGGCACTTGGCATGATGGGGAAAATTACACCGAAGCTCCGGTTGCCTTTAGGCTTGCCGTCAGCAGAAATACAAGATGAAGTTCGTGAAACACTCCTGGACCTCTCTATTCTATCGGAGGAATCCACTGTAGGATAA